The following are encoded together in the Diabrotica undecimpunctata isolate CICGRU chromosome 7, icDiaUnde3, whole genome shotgun sequence genome:
- the LOC140446052 gene encoding uncharacterized protein yields MKTILVLSCVVLAVIAVEPSKKTAEKEKRQIGDNLFYYNALPHAYNKASLVDHSALLDTSAQYYNTPLVKSEATQYTVQNGIDQFPVAQYYSTPLVKPQVIQHTVHNVINKVPVAIPQPVAVPITKTVKVAQPYPVHVEKPLPVQVRVNVPYPVDKPYPVHVPHQVPYQVRVKVPYAVEKPYPVTITKTVPVAVEKPVYVKVPEIVKVPVEQPYPVPVQRKVAVTVPEPVVVKVPELINVRHNIYKQPVIQQQEIEQITLPVYNQQVYGQEYRVSGLQPSEFISADSLPSLQTLPYSFAQNQNNMYQMNHMNQMNYMNHMNHMNFASNYGTYGMHNIVSRDAKKENQKH; encoded by the exons ATGAAGACGATCTTG gttttgtctTGTGTGGTATTGGCAGTTATTGCTGTCGAACCATCAAAGAAGACTGCAGAAAAAGAGAAACGTCAAATTGGTGATAACTTGTTCTATTACAACGCTTTGCCACACGCCTACAACAAAGCTTCACTTGTTGACCATTCTGCTCTCCTTGATACCTCAGCTCAATACTACAACACTCCTCTAGTCAAGTCAGAAGCAACTCAATATACCGTCCAAAATGGAATTGATCAATTTCCAGTTGCTCAGTACTACAGCACTCCTCTAGTGAAACCACAAGTAATTCAACATACCGTCCACAATGTCATCAATAAAGTTCCAGTTGCTATTCCACAACCCGTTGCAGTACCAATTACAAAAACCGTCAAAGTAGCCCAACCCTACCCAGTCCACGTCGAAAAACCTCTACCTGTTCAAGTTAGAGTAAATGTACCATATCCAGTAGATAAACCTTATCCAGTTCATGTACCCCATCAAGTCCCTTACCAAGTTAGGGTAAAAGTACCATATGCAGTAGAAAAACCCTACCCTGTAACAATCACCAAGACTGTACCTGTAGCCGTTGAAAAACCTGTTTATGTGAAGGTTCCCGAAATTGTTAAAGTACCAGTTGAACAGCCTTATCCAGTTCCCGTCCAACGTAAAGTAGCTGTTACTGTACCTGAACCAGTAGTAGTTAAAGTACCCGAACTCATTAACGTACGCCATAATATCTACAAACAACCTGTTATTCAACAACAAGAAATTGAACAAATTACCTTGCCAGTATATAATCAACAAGTTTACGGTCAAGAATACAGAGTATCTGGTCTTCAACCCTCAGAATTTATCTCAGCTGACTCCCTTCCAAGTCTGCAAACTCTTCCATATTCCTTTGCTCAAAATCAAAACAACATGTACCAGATGAACCACATGAACCAAATGAACTACATGAATCATATGAACCACATGAACTTTGCCTCCAACTATGGAACTTATGGTATGCATAACATAGTTTCCCGTGACGCTAAGAAGGAGAACCAAAAACATTAG